In the Leptospira sp. WS4.C2 genome, one interval contains:
- a CDS encoding AraC family transcriptional regulator — protein sequence MSDESDDSKFIPMKQFLIWEDFATYRGDGFSTHRHSHFYIQISLPDSGVIELRTSDGDWKKYRAVCIPSGVSHEMRCENGKLTLLYLDPLTTGFQLFHERSLASNHKPFEVGDLFTENIKHQINQILNSPNGKGRSLLLDIIQKDFIYPTSRIMDIRIKKSIQHIDLEDFSLSRLAANVSLSVERFRHLFREEIGVPYSIYRLWLKTKKAVDYLANHPHLINAAHEGGFADQSHFTRIFRRSFGITPSDFTKKKEPFTAIFFAK from the coding sequence TTGAGTGACGAAAGTGATGATTCTAAATTTATACCCATGAAACAATTTTTGATTTGGGAAGATTTTGCTACCTATCGTGGTGATGGATTTTCAACCCATCGTCATAGCCATTTTTATATTCAGATCAGTTTGCCTGATTCCGGTGTAATTGAATTGCGCACTTCAGACGGTGATTGGAAAAAATATCGTGCTGTTTGTATTCCTTCTGGAGTGAGTCATGAAATGAGGTGTGAGAACGGTAAGTTGACTTTGCTTTATTTGGATCCATTAACAACAGGATTTCAACTTTTTCATGAACGAAGTCTAGCTAGTAATCATAAACCGTTTGAGGTCGGAGATTTATTTACTGAAAACATAAAACATCAAATCAACCAAATTTTAAATTCACCCAATGGAAAAGGCCGTTCTTTACTTCTAGATATTATTCAAAAAGATTTCATTTATCCTACAAGTCGCATAATGGATATACGTATCAAAAAAAGTATCCAACATATAGACCTTGAAGATTTTTCCCTCAGTCGCTTAGCAGCAAATGTTTCGTTATCCGTTGAGCGCTTTCGTCATCTGTTTCGTGAAGAAATTGGAGTTCCTTATTCGATCTACCGACTTTGGCTGAAAACAAAAAAGGCTGTAGACTATTTAGCGAATCATCCACATTTAATTAATGCGGCCCACGAAGGAGGTTTTGCTGATCAGTCACATTTTACACGTATCTTCCGCAGGTCCTTTGGTATTACCCCTTCTGATTTTACAAAAAAGAAAGAACCCTTTACTGCAATTTTCTTTGCTAAGTAG
- a CDS encoding long-chain fatty acid--CoA ligase, translated as MSSKVTAKNLAELFYESSEKYGEKPAFGTRNKDKQFSTISFREVYESGVALATGLIDIGLKAREHVAVLSDNRKEWIITNYGILLSGAADVPRGTDVTDGDIKYILPHSDATMVFVENETILKKIEKNIADLPKINHVILMNEESNAPDKKEKLRENKQINQNLRTIPNITYLSDLVAKGKRLRELGDRRVEDRVSAIKPDDIFTIIYTSGTTGEPKGVMLTHANMISQLRNIPIDIGPKDRFLSILPVWHSFERVFQMGTVAMGAAQYYTNVRNIREDLMIVKPTFMASAPRLWENIYQGMQSKIQTSSLFKIILFNLAYGSALKIQRSLHFFKGNRLDISGRNLIQSSTLAIFSLLSFIIFSVPYLIFDSIVLRKVRQVTGGKLRGTVSGGGSLPFHIDEFFNTIGIPVFEGYGLTETSPGLAFRTPKHFVVGSVGPLFPGTEIQLKDLETGEIVYPPKRGVKGEVYVRGPQIMKGYYKRPDITTKVLSHDGWFNTGDLGIITFNDTLKVVGRTKETIVLLNGENIEPVPIENKLTQSLFIDQVMVVGQDQKFLGALILPSLEKFKEYGSTYEELAENQLVHKKMVEEVKSMIRTENGFKSFEKIVEVRLLPKAFEAGDELSAKLSIKRHVVTARYQTLIDSMYTEKIKY; from the coding sequence ATGAGTTCAAAAGTCACAGCGAAAAATTTAGCAGAATTGTTTTATGAAAGTTCTGAGAAGTATGGGGAGAAACCTGCATTTGGAACACGAAATAAAGATAAACAGTTCTCAACTATAAGTTTTCGTGAGGTTTATGAGTCCGGTGTTGCTCTTGCCACTGGGTTAATTGACATTGGATTAAAAGCTCGTGAGCATGTAGCGGTTCTTTCGGACAATAGGAAAGAATGGATCATTACTAATTATGGAATTTTGCTCAGTGGAGCTGCAGATGTTCCGCGTGGAACCGATGTGACAGACGGCGATATTAAATACATACTTCCGCATTCCGATGCAACGATGGTTTTCGTAGAAAATGAAACAATACTTAAGAAGATTGAGAAAAATATCGCTGATCTACCAAAAATAAACCATGTAATTCTTATGAATGAGGAATCCAATGCGCCAGATAAAAAGGAAAAACTTCGTGAGAATAAACAAATCAATCAAAACTTGCGAACCATTCCAAACATCACATACTTGAGTGATCTTGTCGCAAAAGGAAAAAGACTGCGCGAGTTAGGTGACAGAAGAGTCGAAGATAGAGTCTCTGCCATCAAACCAGATGATATATTTACAATTATTTATACTTCAGGAACTACGGGAGAACCCAAAGGCGTGATGTTAACTCATGCAAACATGATTTCTCAGTTAAGAAACATTCCAATAGATATTGGTCCCAAAGATCGATTTCTATCTATTTTACCAGTTTGGCATAGTTTTGAAAGAGTTTTCCAAATGGGAACCGTTGCCATGGGTGCGGCACAATATTATACGAACGTAAGAAATATCCGCGAAGACTTAATGATTGTGAAACCTACTTTCATGGCATCCGCACCAAGACTTTGGGAAAACATTTACCAGGGTATGCAGTCGAAGATCCAAACAAGTTCTTTATTCAAAATAATTTTATTCAATTTAGCCTATGGTTCTGCTTTAAAGATACAAAGATCCCTACATTTTTTTAAAGGGAATCGTTTGGATATTTCCGGCCGAAATTTAATACAGTCCAGTACACTTGCCATTTTCTCTTTACTTTCATTCATCATTTTCTCTGTTCCATATCTAATTTTTGATTCAATTGTATTAAGGAAAGTCAGACAGGTGACCGGTGGAAAATTAAGAGGGACTGTTTCTGGAGGTGGATCTTTACCTTTTCATATTGATGAATTTTTTAATACGATCGGTATTCCTGTATTCGAAGGATATGGTTTAACGGAAACTTCTCCGGGACTTGCATTTCGTACACCAAAACATTTTGTTGTTGGTAGCGTAGGACCTCTATTTCCAGGAACAGAAATTCAACTGAAGGATTTAGAAACGGGAGAAATCGTATATCCACCAAAAAGAGGTGTTAAGGGTGAAGTGTATGTACGTGGACCCCAGATTATGAAAGGTTATTACAAAAGACCTGATATTACCACCAAAGTATTGTCACACGATGGTTGGTTTAATACAGGAGACCTTGGAATCATTACTTTTAATGATACGTTGAAAGTTGTTGGCAGAACGAAAGAAACGATTGTCCTCCTCAATGGAGAAAATATCGAACCTGTACCAATTGAAAATAAGTTAACTCAATCTCTATTCATCGATCAGGTTATGGTTGTAGGTCAGGACCAAAAATTTTTAGGTGCTTTGATTTTGCCCTCACTCGAAAAGTTCAAAGAATACGGTTCTACTTACGAAGAACTAGCTGAGAATCAACTTGTTCATAAAAAAATGGTAGAGGAAGTAAAAAGTATGATTCGTACAGAGAATGGATTTAAAAGTTTTGAAAAAATTGTTGAGGTGCGACTACTTCCTAAGGCATTTGAAGCTGGGGACGAATTGTCGGCAAAACTTTCCATCAAGAGGCATGTCGTTACGGCTAGATACCAAACGTTGATTGATTCTATGTATACAGAAAAAATTAAGTATTAG
- a CDS encoding DUF2461 domain-containing protein, translating into MKISKNILSFLSELKLNNNRSWFIENKARFTEIQSELVSLTGYLLSEIEKFDQSVKGVDPKSCIFRIYKDVRFSKDKSPYKTHFGIFIRGGGKKIEGTGYYLHIEPNESLIGGGCYQPDPKSLFKIRERMIADSKNFQKILNDPKFIQDFGTEFYAEKLKTAPKGFAKDHPMIEFLKYKGFAVAKKIKNADLTSNDFAKETVKSFRNLYPLNQFLEEAMGKK; encoded by the coding sequence ATGAAAATTAGTAAAAATATTCTAAGTTTTTTGTCTGAATTAAAATTAAATAACAACAGAAGCTGGTTTATAGAAAATAAGGCTCGGTTTACCGAAATTCAAAGTGAATTGGTATCACTCACTGGATATCTATTATCTGAAATTGAGAAGTTTGATCAAAGTGTAAAAGGTGTCGATCCTAAGTCTTGCATCTTTAGAATTTATAAAGATGTTCGTTTCTCAAAAGACAAAAGTCCCTATAAAACTCACTTTGGAATTTTTATCAGAGGTGGGGGTAAAAAAATCGAAGGCACTGGTTATTATCTGCACATAGAACCAAACGAGTCTTTGATTGGAGGTGGTTGTTACCAACCGGATCCAAAATCATTATTTAAAATAAGAGAAAGAATGATTGCTGATTCAAAAAATTTCCAAAAAATTTTGAACGATCCTAAGTTTATCCAAGATTTTGGAACAGAGTTTTATGCTGAAAAATTAAAAACGGCGCCGAAAGGTTTTGCTAAGGACCATCCTATGATCGAATTTTTAAAATACAAAGGATTCGCCGTTGCCAAAAAAATAAAAAATGCGGACTTAACTTCCAATGACTTTGCAAAAGAAACTGTGAAATCATTTCGGAACTTATATCCTTTGAATCAATTTTTGGAAGAGGCGATGGGTAAAAAATAA